Proteins co-encoded in one Ralstonia sp. RRA genomic window:
- a CDS encoding CHASE3 domain-containing protein yields MRSSLRSTLLLAGGILLTLGVLIASETGNIRLSQGYRQVIQSQQAETAINELLAELVNAEAGQRGFLLTGKDEYLDPYNKAIPHIHALMAEIRDHYANDPEALKLFSETALQVSRKLTEMELTLIYGKRDLEVALDLVRTDFGKASMEAVRQGLDRLRQREIGTVARSLEHAERDLALSRYGIALITAVNIILLVTLGMQHAKRLAATEQERDLLEEESQKLDRMVRERTRQLSDLAAHLQRVTEDEKTRLARELHDELGAILTATKMDLHWLRSRITSIEPAVGEKITRVMSHVDQGIQIKRRLIEDLRPTILLNLGLVEALSQLTEDVGVRNGWHTEVSLPDEMPKLTDDAAIALYRIVQESLTNASKYAHATTVSVALDASEEGVRLRVRDNGRGFPADIERRRMVGHHGLLGMEQRAIALGGTLTIDSTPGGGVTIIAELPPTDAVFYREGVSDSGPAGPHTLPGSVAPGSGEGGALV; encoded by the coding sequence ATGCGGTCATCCTTGCGCTCCACCCTGCTGCTCGCCGGCGGCATTCTGCTGACGCTGGGCGTGCTGATTGCCTCGGAGACGGGCAACATCCGCCTGAGCCAGGGGTATCGGCAGGTGATTCAGTCTCAGCAGGCAGAAACCGCCATCAACGAACTGCTTGCCGAACTCGTCAACGCAGAGGCCGGGCAGCGCGGCTTCCTGCTCACGGGCAAGGACGAATACCTCGATCCGTACAACAAGGCGATTCCGCATATCCACGCATTGATGGCGGAGATCCGCGATCACTACGCCAACGATCCGGAAGCGCTCAAGCTGTTCTCGGAGACCGCGCTGCAGGTCAGCCGCAAGCTCACTGAGATGGAACTCACGCTGATTTACGGCAAGCGTGACTTGGAGGTGGCGCTCGACCTCGTCCGCACCGATTTCGGCAAGGCTTCGATGGAAGCCGTGCGGCAGGGCCTGGACCGGCTGCGCCAGCGCGAGATCGGCACCGTGGCCCGCAGCCTGGAGCACGCCGAGCGCGATCTGGCGCTCTCGCGCTACGGCATCGCGCTCATCACCGCGGTCAACATCATCTTGCTGGTGACGTTGGGCATGCAGCACGCCAAGCGCCTCGCCGCCACCGAGCAGGAGCGTGACCTGCTCGAAGAGGAAAGCCAGAAGCTCGACCGTATGGTGCGCGAACGCACGCGTCAGCTGTCTGACTTGGCCGCCCACTTGCAACGCGTGACCGAAGACGAGAAGACGCGCCTTGCGCGCGAGCTGCACGACGAGCTGGGGGCCATCCTCACTGCCACCAAGATGGACTTGCACTGGCTGCGCTCACGCATCACGTCCATCGAGCCGGCTGTTGGTGAAAAAATTACGCGTGTGATGTCGCATGTGGACCAGGGCATCCAGATCAAACGTCGCCTGATTGAAGACCTGCGCCCGACCATCCTGCTCAACCTGGGTTTGGTTGAAGCGCTCTCGCAGCTGACCGAGGACGTTGGCGTGCGCAACGGCTGGCATACCGAGGTCAGCCTGCCTGATGAGATGCCCAAGCTCACCGACGATGCGGCGATCGCGCTGTATCGCATCGTGCAGGAGTCGCTGACCAACGCCTCGAAGTATGCGCATGCGACGACGGTGTCCGTGGCGCTCGATGCCAGCGAAGAGGGCGTGCGCCTGCGCGTGCGCGACAACGGCCGTGGCTTCCCGGCCGATATCGAACGCCGTCGCATGGTGGGCCATCACGGCCTGCTGGGCATGGAGCAGCGCGCCATTGCGCTGGGCGGCACGTTGACCATCGATTCCACGCCCGGCGGTGGGGTGACCATCATTGCTGAGTTGCCCCCCACTGACGCGGTGTTCTATCGCGAGGGCGTTAGCGACAGCGGGCCTGCTGGTCCGCACACACTGCCCGGTAGTGTGGCGCCGGGCTCGGGCGAGGGCGGCGCGCTGGTCTGA
- a CDS encoding DUF883 family protein: MSLFASQRIRNRIDDIDDRAHRAMRSAGDAVDNARHAARPAVDDVQSLLRSLESAIYTLTDEGSAEARRASRTLRARADQLRRAANDRAHQARDRMDWALGRTEDTITSAPFKSVGVAVAIGAAIGLVVALAGGNRREPSE; this comes from the coding sequence ATGTCTCTCTTTGCCAGCCAACGCATTCGCAATCGGATCGATGACATCGACGACCGTGCACACCGCGCCATGCGCAGCGCCGGTGACGCCGTGGACAATGCCCGCCACGCCGCACGCCCCGCCGTGGACGACGTACAAAGCCTGTTGCGCTCTCTCGAAAGCGCCATCTACACCCTGACCGATGAGGGCAGCGCGGAAGCCCGCCGGGCCAGTCGCACGCTGCGTGCGCGCGCTGACCAGCTGCGCCGGGCTGCCAACGACCGTGCTCACCAGGCGCGTGACCGCATGGATTGGGCGCTGGGCCGCACGGAAGACACCATCACTTCAGCGCCGTTCAAGTCAGTGGGCGTGGCCGTGGCGATTGGCGCGGCGATCGGCCTGGTCGTGGCCCTGGCCGGCGGCAACCGGCGCGAGCCCAGCGAGTAA
- a CDS encoding response regulator transcription factor, producing the protein MIRVLIADDHEIVRAGLRQFLSEERDIEVAGEAASGEEVMEQLRTGAFDVVVLDISMPDRNGIDTLKLARQRHPDLPVLILSTFPEDQYAINLIRAGASGYLTKESAPDELVKAIRTVSQGRRYVSPTVAELLIGGLEKPTDQPLHQTLSKREFQIFCKLARGQSVSIIAEELFLSVKTVSTYRTRILEKMGMKSNADLTYYAIKNGLVE; encoded by the coding sequence ATGATTCGCGTCCTGATTGCGGACGACCATGAAATCGTCCGCGCCGGCCTTCGGCAGTTTTTGTCTGAAGAGCGGGACATCGAAGTTGCAGGGGAAGCAGCGAGCGGGGAAGAGGTGATGGAGCAACTCCGCACCGGCGCCTTCGACGTGGTCGTGCTCGACATCTCCATGCCCGACCGCAACGGCATCGATACGCTCAAGCTGGCGCGCCAACGCCATCCGGATCTGCCCGTGCTGATCCTGTCCACCTTTCCGGAAGACCAGTACGCGATCAACCTGATCCGCGCCGGTGCCTCGGGCTATCTGACTAAGGAAAGTGCGCCGGATGAGCTCGTCAAGGCTATCCGCACCGTGTCGCAGGGCCGCCGCTATGTGAGCCCGACCGTCGCCGAACTACTGATCGGCGGTCTGGAAAAGCCGACCGACCAGCCCCTGCACCAGACGCTGTCCAAGCGCGAATTCCAGATCTTCTGCAAGCTCGCGCGCGGGCAATCGGTGTCGATCATCGCGGAAGAGCTGTTTTTGAGCGTCAAGACGGTCAGTACCTACCGCACCCGCATCCTGGAAAAGATGGGCATGAAATCCAATGCCGATCTGACCTATTACGCCATCAAGAACGGCCTGGTGGAGTGA
- a CDS encoding entericidin A/B family lipoprotein, which translates to MKTLCAAIALTCIFLAGCNTMAGAGKDIQNGGQKLENAADNAKQKM; encoded by the coding sequence ATGAAGACCCTGTGTGCCGCAATTGCGTTGACGTGCATCTTCCTGGCCGGCTGCAACACCATGGCGGGTGCCGGCAAAGACATCCAGAATGGTGGTCAGAAGCTGGAAAATGCGGCTGACAACGCCAAGCAGAAGATGTAA
- a CDS encoding response regulator, whose product MLDQAVTLSARGLRVLLIEDSPVLRGMVLEYLKASAFVAVVEWADTEDLALHQLAQGHYDVVIVDLQLRQGNGFKVLQTLRDQASPSVRIVYTNHAQVPTYRQRCFEAGANYFFDKSLELDKVFEVIEERAGVARPRQQTVHHPHA is encoded by the coding sequence ATGCTGGATCAAGCTGTCACCCTCTCCGCCCGTGGATTGCGCGTCCTCCTCATCGAGGACTCCCCCGTGCTTCGCGGCATGGTGCTGGAGTACCTCAAGGCATCCGCCTTCGTAGCGGTTGTCGAATGGGCCGACACGGAAGATTTGGCGCTGCACCAACTGGCGCAAGGCCACTACGACGTCGTGATCGTCGATCTGCAATTGCGCCAGGGGAATGGTTTCAAGGTTCTCCAAACGTTGCGCGATCAAGCATCGCCCAGCGTGCGCATCGTCTACACCAATCACGCGCAGGTACCGACCTATCGGCAGCGCTGCTTTGAAGCCGGCGCCAACTACTTCTTCGACAAGTCGCTCGAACTCGACAAGGTGTTCGAGGTGATCGAAGAACGTGCCGGCGTGGCACGCCCCCGTCAGCAGACCGTGCACCATCCGCACGCCTGA
- a CDS encoding DUF1328 family protein — MLKWALIFAIVSVVAGVLGFTGIAAGAASIAKILFFIFVVLFVLFLVLGVTIFKAVD, encoded by the coding sequence ATGCTGAAGTGGGCACTCATCTTCGCCATCGTTTCCGTGGTGGCCGGCGTACTGGGTTTTACCGGCATTGCCGCGGGCGCGGCGAGCATCGCCAAGATCCTGTTCTTCATCTTTGTCGTGCTGTTCGTGCTGTTCCTGGTGCTTGGCGTCACGATCTTCAAGGCGGTTGATTAG
- a CDS encoding ferritin-like domain-containing protein, with protein sequence MSSTLVAAPESSFLTDIKTLRERARQHIQEGAVTEDYKADRETVLRLLNEALATELVCVLRYRRHHFMARGINAEPIAAEFLVHANEEQQHADSIAARIVQLGGEPNFSPEGLATRSHSEYVEADGLVEMVKENLVAERIAIDSYLEMVRYIGDRDPTTRRVLEAILAVEEEHADELSDMLHDQ encoded by the coding sequence ATGAGTTCGACGCTTGTCGCTGCCCCGGAAAGCAGCTTCCTCACCGATATCAAGACCTTGCGCGAACGTGCCCGCCAGCACATCCAGGAAGGCGCGGTGACCGAAGATTACAAAGCCGATCGAGAGACGGTGTTGCGGCTGCTGAATGAGGCGCTGGCCACGGAGTTGGTCTGCGTGCTGCGCTACCGGCGCCATCACTTCATGGCCCGCGGCATCAACGCCGAGCCCATCGCCGCCGAGTTTCTGGTGCACGCCAATGAAGAGCAGCAGCACGCAGACAGCATCGCCGCCCGCATCGTACAGTTGGGCGGCGAGCCCAACTTCAGCCCTGAAGGGTTAGCCACGCGCAGCCATTCGGAGTACGTAGAAGCCGATGGCTTGGTCGAAATGGTCAAGGAGAACCTGGTGGCCGAACGCATCGCGATCGACAGCTACCTGGAGATGGTCCGCTATATCGGCGACCGAGACCCCACCACGCGGCGCGTGCTGGAAGCCATTCTGGCCGTGGAAGAAGAGCATGCGGACGAGCTGTCCGACATGCTGCACGACCAGTAA